The following proteins are co-located in the Dyadobacter chenwenxiniae genome:
- a CDS encoding response regulator, giving the protein MPEKVTVLLVDDDIDDQEIFSIMLEDALPEAECVFARDGIQALEKLEQPAFAPDVIFIDINMPKMNGMEFLAEMKKRPSLVHIPTFMYSTSNEKTIVEQCRNLGASGLIKKQANTDEVKKEIKRIVSTLI; this is encoded by the coding sequence ATGCCCGAAAAAGTGACTGTGCTGCTGGTTGATGATGACATTGACGATCAGGAAATATTTTCAATCATGCTGGAAGACGCACTTCCCGAAGCAGAATGTGTGTTTGCAAGAGACGGCATTCAGGCACTTGAGAAACTTGAACAACCTGCATTTGCCCCTGATGTCATATTTATTGACATTAATATGCCCAAAATGAATGGTATGGAATTTTTAGCAGAGATGAAAAAAAGGCCATCACTTGTTCATATTCCCACTTTTATGTACTCAACTTCCAACGAAAAAACCATCGTAGAGCAGTGCAGGAACCTGGGCGCTTCCGGGCTGATTAAAAAACAGGCCAATACGGATGAGGTGAAAAAAGAGATCAAAAGAATAGTATCGACCCTTATCTAG
- a CDS encoding glycerophosphodiester phosphodiesterase family protein: protein MGKIVEPAGDLLEKYETGYQTFFQELRKRNYIQDSFLTRSQQYVKSLTTHFFMKKSFLLSAVTSLFLFGALNAVNGQDKMNVLKLKSAKDLHAFFKYTGNDVLLIAGHRGGMIKGFPENSIATFENTLKHTPAFFEIDPRLTKDSVIVLMHDAMLDRTTTGKGKLSDYTYAELKQFKLKDAEGNVTDFPIPTLSEVIEWGRGKTILNLDHKDVPLEMTAALIKKHKADSFVMLTVHKPEEAAFYLKNNPNSTFSAFIKTKAEFEAYQKAGVPFTQLIAYIGPLVKPENQELYSLLNKAGAMAMISAASSYDKLKSAEERKAAYVSIAKDGASIIESDYPIELAEAVKGFIKQDSPKQKFFGKK, encoded by the coding sequence ATGGGAAAAATCGTGGAACCGGCGGGCGATCTGTTGGAGAAATACGAAACAGGTTACCAAACTTTTTTTCAGGAACTCAGAAAACGGAACTACATTCAGGATTCGTTTTTGACCCGATCACAACAGTATGTTAAAAGCTTAACTACCCATTTTTTTATGAAAAAGTCTTTTTTACTTTCTGCCGTAACCAGCTTGTTTCTTTTCGGAGCGTTAAATGCTGTGAATGGTCAGGATAAAATGAATGTGCTTAAATTGAAGTCTGCCAAAGATCTGCACGCGTTTTTTAAATACACCGGAAATGATGTGCTGCTCATTGCAGGTCACCGCGGCGGCATGATTAAAGGTTTTCCTGAAAACTCCATCGCGACTTTTGAAAATACATTAAAACATACGCCGGCATTTTTTGAAATAGACCCGCGGCTCACAAAGGACAGTGTAATTGTCCTCATGCATGACGCCATGCTGGACAGGACAACGACAGGGAAAGGCAAACTTTCTGATTATACCTATGCGGAGCTCAAACAGTTTAAGCTGAAAGACGCCGAAGGAAATGTCACCGATTTCCCAATTCCTACATTAAGCGAGGTGATTGAATGGGGTCGCGGTAAAACCATTCTGAATCTCGATCACAAAGACGTTCCGCTGGAAATGACTGCCGCATTGATCAAAAAACACAAGGCAGATTCATTCGTCATGCTGACCGTGCATAAGCCCGAAGAAGCGGCTTTTTATCTAAAAAATAACCCTAACAGCACATTTTCCGCATTTATCAAAACAAAAGCAGAATTTGAGGCATATCAAAAAGCAGGCGTGCCTTTTACACAGCTCATTGCATACATCGGGCCATTGGTAAAGCCTGAAAATCAAGAACTTTACAGCCTGCTCAACAAAGCGGGCGCGATGGCCATGATCTCTGCGGCGTCATCCTATGATAAGTTAAAAAGCGCAGAAGAGCGCAAAGCGGCCTATGTTTCGATCGCAAAAGATGGCGCATCCATCATTGAATCGGACTATCCGATTGAGCTGGCTGAGGCCGTGAAGGGCTTCATTAAGCAGGACAGTCCGAAGCAAAAGTTTTTCGGCAAAAAATAA
- a CDS encoding PadR family transcriptional regulator produces MKGTHLGEFEELVLLTIASLASEAYSVAICDELERYTGRAAKLGVVHSVLNRLEEKGLAKSRLGEASSTRGGKRKRFYEVSHTGKVALTRSKEVRENIWRNIPGFNLEGSI; encoded by the coding sequence ATGAAGGGAACTCATTTAGGGGAGTTTGAGGAGCTGGTTTTGCTGACGATCGCTTCGTTGGCAAGCGAGGCATATAGTGTTGCGATTTGTGATGAATTGGAAAGGTATACGGGCCGGGCTGCTAAGCTGGGTGTGGTGCATTCCGTTTTGAACCGCTTGGAAGAGAAGGGTTTAGCAAAGAGCAGGCTGGGGGAGGCGAGCAGCACGAGGGGTGGAAAGCGTAAGCGTTTTTATGAGGTTAGCCATACCGGAAAGGTCGCGCTGACGAGGTCCAAAGAAGTGCGTGAAAATATCTGGCGCAACATTCCAGGCTTTAACCTTGAAGGCTCCATATGA
- a CDS encoding ABC transporter permease: MKATGQPPRWATRFLQWYCRPRLLEDLEGDLFEYFERNVKNKGLLRARIIYVIDVLKFLRPYTFRKIDFFNLFIHWIMIGSYLKTSRRSLVRNKLFSLINIIGLAVSMSVGLLVITVITDLNSYDDFHQGRDRIYRVITSFRNADQPPMELASTLVKAGQKIRETVAGAEQVTTFRNGFSGDARVGNSTFPLEAIWADNSFLKVFTFPLVKGDVTTALQEPYALVLSEKTARKMFGEADPIGKPVMFDTTSYVVRGVVKDLPKLSHIRFDMLVSFATIEAQQEEKNNFYDWDNIWSNYVYVLMPEHSEIAPVNAALAKISKQESAVYKDKAVSISLESMKGAVLGGKFSNNVGPAISPLVTWVLSGLAFVIILSACFNYTNLSVARSLRRSREVGIRKIIGARKSHVLGQFMAESVIIAMLALVFSLGLFLFLKKEFLALDSNISDLLSLDLSFKTILYFIALACLVGLAAGFLPALFFSRINALLVMKDMSNLTLFRRIGMRKALIVIQYTLSLFFIAATLVGHSQYKSLLRFDLGFETENIVNIRMQGNNPDVMAKEFAEIPVVKAVSRSLMITSLGSYHGSTLKYGLDSNNVWLNLVDEHYMPLHDHKLLAGTNFKLRPGKGKESEVIVNEQVLKRFNIAKRSPENALGKVVTVDGQALTIIGVIKDFHYGTLEAKIEPVIFRYSANEPSGYLNVKIASGDLPGTMDMLETAWRKVDKVHPIQAKFYNDQIESAYSQFSVMVKVVGFVAFLAICIASLGLFGMVVFTTETKLKEISIRKVLGASEGGLVYLLCEGFLILLIVSALIAIPATYFFFDKIVLDDFPYHQPINILELLAGVLVVMLLAFLMIGSQTVKAARNNPAKVLKSE, translated from the coding sequence ATGAAAGCAACAGGCCAACCGCCGCGCTGGGCAACCCGCTTCCTGCAATGGTACTGCCGTCCACGTTTGCTGGAAGATTTGGAAGGAGATCTGTTCGAATATTTTGAGCGAAATGTAAAAAATAAAGGATTGCTCCGGGCCAGGATCATCTACGTGATCGACGTGCTTAAATTTCTGAGGCCCTATACTTTTCGGAAAATAGATTTCTTTAACCTTTTCATTCACTGGATCATGATTGGCAGCTATCTCAAAACCTCACGCCGCAGCCTCGTCCGCAATAAATTGTTCTCTCTGATCAACATTATCGGCCTGGCCGTCAGTATGTCTGTTGGCCTGCTCGTGATCACCGTGATTACAGATTTAAACTCCTATGACGATTTTCACCAGGGCCGTGACAGGATCTACCGGGTTATTACCAGCTTTCGAAATGCCGATCAGCCGCCTATGGAGCTTGCTTCCACTTTGGTGAAGGCTGGGCAGAAAATCCGGGAAACGGTGGCAGGCGCGGAGCAGGTTACGACTTTTCGTAACGGATTCTCAGGTGACGCCCGCGTTGGTAATTCGACATTTCCGCTGGAAGCAATCTGGGCAGATAACTCTTTTCTGAAAGTTTTCACATTTCCGTTGGTCAAAGGCGACGTAACAACGGCCCTGCAAGAACCTTATGCGCTGGTTTTGTCCGAAAAAACAGCGAGGAAAATGTTTGGCGAAGCGGACCCGATTGGCAAGCCGGTAATGTTCGATACCACCAGTTATGTGGTTCGGGGCGTTGTGAAGGACTTGCCTAAACTGTCCCATATCCGGTTTGACATGCTGGTTTCCTTCGCAACCATTGAGGCGCAGCAGGAGGAAAAAAACAACTTTTATGATTGGGATAACATATGGTCCAATTATGTGTATGTGTTAATGCCCGAGCATTCCGAGATCGCGCCTGTAAACGCGGCTTTGGCAAAGATCAGCAAGCAGGAAAGTGCTGTATACAAAGACAAAGCGGTATCCATTTCTCTGGAATCCATGAAGGGCGCCGTGCTGGGCGGAAAATTCTCTAACAATGTGGGGCCTGCCATTTCACCGCTCGTTACCTGGGTGTTGAGCGGACTGGCGTTCGTGATCATACTTTCTGCCTGTTTCAATTATACCAATTTATCCGTTGCACGCTCACTCCGGCGGTCGCGGGAGGTCGGGATCAGGAAGATCATTGGTGCCAGAAAAAGCCATGTTTTGGGACAGTTTATGGCCGAGTCGGTGATCATTGCCATGCTCGCACTGGTTTTTTCATTAGGGTTATTTTTGTTTTTGAAGAAAGAATTCCTTGCCCTGGATTCGAATATCTCCGACCTCCTTTCCCTGGATTTGTCCTTCAAAACGATTCTTTACTTCATTGCCCTAGCCTGCCTTGTTGGCCTGGCTGCCGGCTTCCTGCCAGCATTGTTTTTTTCCCGCATCAATGCCCTTTTGGTGATGAAGGATATGTCAAACCTGACACTTTTCCGGCGGATCGGAATGCGTAAGGCATTAATTGTCATTCAGTATACATTGTCACTGTTTTTTATTGCAGCGACACTTGTCGGTCACAGCCAGTATAAAAGTTTGCTCCGTTTCGATCTGGGATTTGAAACAGAAAACATTGTCAACATTCGCATGCAAGGAAATAATCCGGATGTAATGGCAAAGGAGTTTGCAGAGATTCCTGTTGTGAAAGCGGTTTCACGATCACTGATGATCACGAGCCTGGGAAGTTACCACGGATCGACGCTCAAATACGGCCTTGATTCCAACAATGTGTGGCTGAATCTGGTCGACGAACACTATATGCCGCTGCATGATCACAAATTACTGGCTGGAACAAATTTCAAATTGCGGCCCGGGAAAGGGAAAGAGAGTGAAGTTATCGTCAATGAGCAGGTTCTGAAAAGATTTAACATTGCTAAAAGAAGTCCGGAAAATGCGCTGGGCAAAGTCGTAACTGTGGATGGTCAGGCATTAACGATCATAGGTGTGATCAAGGATTTCCATTATGGCACGCTGGAAGCGAAGATCGAGCCGGTCATATTTCGCTACTCCGCCAATGAGCCGTCCGGCTATCTCAATGTAAAAATCGCGTCCGGGGACCTTCCCGGCACAATGGACATGCTTGAAACTGCCTGGCGGAAGGTCGATAAAGTGCATCCCATCCAGGCGAAATTCTACAACGACCAGATCGAGTCTGCATACAGCCAGTTTTCGGTCATGGTCAAGGTCGTTGGTTTTGTTGCCTTCCTGGCGATTTGTATTGCTTCGCTCGGATTGTTTGGAATGGTGGTTTTCACGACCGAAACCAAGCTCAAGGAAATCAGTATCCGCAAAGTGCTGGGAGCGAGCGAAGGTGGTTTGGTGTATCTGCTGTGTGAAGGGTTTTTGATCCTGCTAATAGTTTCCGCATTGATCGCCATTCCGGCAACCTACTTTTTCTTTGACAAAATCGTTTTGGACGACTTTCCGTATCACCAACCGATCAACATACTGGAATTGCTCGCGGGCGTTTTGGTTGTGATGTTACTCGCTTTCCTGATGATCGGATCGCAGACGGTTAAAGCCGCGAGGAACAATCCGGCCAAAGTGTTGAAAAGCGAGTAA
- a CDS encoding ATP-binding protein: MVDSEIKKLEFLAGGGEMGERIRQYNWDETSLGNPAQWPQSLKTCVRIMLSSKQPIWIGWGHQLVKLYNDAYIDIVRGKHPIALGQPASVVWKDIWKDIEPLLSRAMNKDEGTYVESQLLIMERSGFPEETYYTFSYTPVLGADGLPSGIICYNTADTERIINERALRTMQQLDTVAQKKNEQEVYAQATKALSGNPRDFPFSLIYKIKNDGSSAEIVAYSGFAEKPVDGMLDLRDGETVAAGRLTAITENHMTESPVNGRWQEVPKGDWDVPPRVFVDIPIKSATRQFPLAVLTVGLNPYRKFDDAYRNFIQMIADQIALGVSNTLAYEEERKRAEALEALDKAKTLFFTNISHEFRTPLMLILGPLEELLKKPGTALTTAEKQSIELTHRNALRLLKLVNSLLDFSRIESGRHLANFVLTDLATYTQNLAANFRSVIERADLQFHVNTDEQIPPVYLDRQMWEKIVFNLLSNAFKYTLEGTISVDVYAKEGNAVLTVRDTGVGIPESELPHMFERFHRVQNTGGRTYEGTGIGLSLIKELVRLHQGTIQVESVEGEGSCFTVSIPLGKGHLPVTQILEDNPSFEIPGADAYLQEVAALVGRDKSSDKDGDLSSILPEEADELVLIVDDNADMRQHIQSLIATKYRTITATNGLDALEKMQKYKPTLILSDIMMPEVDGIELLKRVKANPETSQLPVILITARAGEDSKIEGYEIGADDYLVKPFSANEMLARIKSQIKINNSRKKIFLDQKSFTDKLEQKVQQRTEDLVKANKELESFNYIASHDLQEPLRKIQTFIHLIQKNKQDEKATQVYYDKISSSAQRMSDLIQSLLTYSRLAKIGEGHTLIDMNKIVKDIEIDFELLIAEKQAVIKCVNLPVIKANGFQINQLFSNLISNSLKFSTQSPEIVISSEIVKGSSVVAPTFVNPDQPFYQITFSDNGIGFEQEFSEKIFSLFQRLHGKHEYSGTGIGLSIVKKIVEQHEGYIAAESSLGNGAVFHIWLPV, encoded by the coding sequence ATGGTTGACAGTGAGATTAAAAAGCTTGAATTCCTCGCCGGAGGAGGTGAGATGGGTGAGCGCATCCGGCAATATAATTGGGATGAAACAAGTTTGGGTAACCCCGCACAGTGGCCACAAAGCCTCAAAACATGCGTTCGGATCATGCTTAGCTCCAAGCAACCGATCTGGATTGGCTGGGGCCACCAGCTGGTCAAACTTTATAATGATGCCTATATTGATATCGTTCGGGGGAAACATCCGATCGCGTTAGGGCAACCAGCTTCTGTTGTTTGGAAAGATATCTGGAAGGACATTGAGCCGCTGCTGTCGCGGGCGATGAACAAAGATGAGGGCACTTATGTAGAATCCCAGCTGCTGATTATGGAGCGGAGCGGTTTTCCAGAAGAGACTTACTATACATTTTCCTACACACCCGTGCTGGGTGCAGACGGTCTTCCGTCCGGCATCATTTGCTATAATACTGCTGATACAGAAAGGATTATCAATGAGAGGGCACTCAGAACTATGCAGCAGCTTGATACGGTTGCGCAGAAAAAAAATGAGCAGGAAGTGTACGCACAAGCGACGAAAGCACTTTCGGGCAACCCGAGGGATTTCCCTTTTTCATTGATTTACAAAATAAAAAATGACGGCAGCAGCGCCGAAATTGTTGCATACTCAGGCTTTGCTGAAAAACCAGTTGACGGAATGCTGGATCTGCGTGATGGCGAAACAGTTGCTGCCGGTAGGTTAACGGCCATTACTGAAAACCACATGACAGAATCGCCTGTGAACGGGCGGTGGCAAGAAGTGCCCAAAGGCGACTGGGATGTTCCGCCCAGGGTTTTTGTGGACATTCCTATTAAATCCGCTACCAGGCAGTTTCCGTTGGCAGTGCTCACGGTAGGGCTTAACCCTTACCGCAAATTTGATGATGCTTACCGGAACTTCATTCAAATGATCGCGGACCAGATTGCGCTGGGTGTAAGCAACACGCTTGCCTATGAGGAAGAGCGCAAGCGCGCGGAGGCCTTGGAAGCATTGGATAAGGCAAAAACACTTTTTTTTACCAATATCAGTCATGAATTTCGCACGCCCCTGATGCTGATCCTGGGGCCGCTTGAAGAGTTGTTGAAGAAACCGGGCACCGCTTTGACAACTGCCGAAAAGCAGAGCATCGAGTTGACGCACCGTAATGCGCTGCGGCTTCTGAAACTGGTTAATTCCCTGCTGGATTTCAGTCGCATTGAGAGCGGGCGGCATTTGGCAAACTTTGTTCTGACGGACTTAGCAACCTACACCCAAAACTTAGCTGCCAATTTCAGGTCCGTGATAGAAAGGGCTGATCTGCAATTCCATGTCAATACGGACGAGCAAATTCCTCCGGTGTATCTGGATCGGCAAATGTGGGAGAAAATCGTTTTTAATCTTTTGTCCAATGCATTTAAATACACATTGGAAGGCACCATATCTGTGGATGTTTATGCAAAGGAGGGAAACGCCGTGCTGACAGTGCGGGACACCGGAGTGGGAATTCCGGAAAGTGAGCTGCCACATATGTTTGAGCGCTTTCACCGGGTTCAAAACACTGGTGGAAGGACCTATGAAGGCACCGGGATCGGTTTGTCACTGATCAAAGAGCTGGTCCGGCTGCACCAGGGAACAATCCAGGTGGAAAGCGTTGAGGGAGAGGGTAGCTGTTTTACGGTTTCAATTCCGTTGGGAAAGGGGCATTTGCCGGTCACACAGATTTTAGAAGATAATCCCAGCTTCGAAATTCCGGGTGCTGATGCATATCTGCAGGAAGTGGCGGCACTAGTCGGAAGGGACAAATCATCAGATAAGGATGGTGATCTGAGCAGCATTCTGCCCGAAGAAGCGGATGAGCTCGTCCTGATTGTGGATGACAATGCTGATATGCGGCAACATATACAATCGCTGATCGCTACGAAATACCGTACGATTACGGCAACAAACGGTCTCGACGCGCTTGAAAAAATGCAAAAATATAAGCCTACGCTGATTTTGAGTGACATTATGATGCCAGAAGTCGACGGCATTGAACTGCTCAAACGGGTGAAGGCCAATCCGGAAACTTCGCAGCTGCCGGTAATCCTGATCACAGCCCGGGCTGGGGAAGATTCGAAAATAGAAGGTTATGAAATTGGTGCAGATGATTATTTGGTAAAACCATTTTCCGCGAATGAAATGCTGGCCAGGATCAAATCACAGATCAAGATCAATAATTCACGAAAGAAGATTTTCCTGGATCAGAAATCATTTACAGATAAACTCGAACAAAAAGTTCAGCAGCGCACGGAGGATTTGGTGAAAGCGAACAAGGAGCTGGAATCATTTAATTACATTGCCAGTCACGATTTGCAGGAGCCGCTGCGGAAAATACAGACATTTATCCATCTGATCCAAAAGAATAAACAGGACGAAAAAGCCACACAAGTTTACTATGACAAGATTTCGTCGTCTGCGCAACGCATGAGCGATCTCATTCAGTCTTTGCTGACATACAGCCGGTTAGCTAAGATAGGAGAGGGTCATACGCTCATTGACATGAATAAGATTGTGAAGGACATTGAGATCGACTTTGAACTATTGATTGCAGAAAAACAAGCAGTGATAAAATGTGTAAACCTTCCTGTTATCAAAGCGAACGGCTTTCAGATCAACCAGCTGTTTTCGAACCTGATCAGCAATTCACTCAAATTCTCAACACAAAGCCCTGAGATAGTGATTTCCTCAGAAATTGTGAAGGGAAGTAGCGTTGTTGCGCCTACGTTCGTGAATCCCGACCAGCCTTTTTATCAAATTACGTTTTCGGACAATGGCATCGGGTTTGAGCAAGAATTCAGCGAGAAAATTTTTAGCCTGTTCCAGCGGTTGCACGGTAAACATGAATATTCAGGAACCGGGATCGGGCTTAGCATTGTGAAAAAGATAGTGGAGCAGCACGAGGGCTACATTGCCGCCGAATCAAGCCTCGGAAATGGCGCTGTATTCCATATCTGGCTGCCGGTTTAG